One Primulina huaijiensis isolate GDHJ02 chromosome 8, ASM1229523v2, whole genome shotgun sequence genomic region harbors:
- the LOC140982671 gene encoding serine/threonine-protein kinase EDR1-like, with protein sequence MSKVKHFLRKLHIGDHHHQTPPQPPTSSSPSPPDFPAAASSSLADEGENSFNFFEEEFQVQLALAISVSDPGQSEHDPETAQIDAAKQISLGFSPSQSLSDFLSLRYWSSNVVNYDEQVLDGFYDICGTSSNLVVQAKMPSLVDLEAISVLDEVNHEVVLVNRAIDMELRKLEERVYFMSMEYRDLDWGLKISLLIQKIAEIIVDKMGGPVNDVEDMFSRWRARNYELRICLNTIVIPLGCLDVGHSRHRALLFKVLADRIKLPCKLVKGSYYTGTDEGAVNLIRLDNGSEYIIDLMGAPGTLIPAEIPSGHHQTFGLDARHIPPVTGINKSSTTAFEHAARIKSFSSCVDGTNKTRSSNSETPSTLVNTNRKGNRITGMIQTEPLERVIGDLNYSSRGEHEVSLRPGKKKSAVLDSENEDVSSYVVTAGKISEFPSHYSTAISENYISSRQESLLKNKLSPVYFSGLQLDKQIPYCGRRKRSAEGMPGQEIELESTGSRLSSETQEGEHALVKGRIDDVISNDDTAADSEELNLSENREKLEIGCTDQSGADMIHNMQINPVLNGVTEILWEDLHIGERIGIGSYGEVYRAEWNGTEVAVKKFMKQDISGDALAQFKCEVEIMLSLRHPNVVLLMGAVTLPPNMSILTELLPRGSLYKLLHRPHIQIDEKRRIKMALDVAKGMNYLHTRHPIIVHRDLKTPNLLVDKNWVVKVSDFGMSRLQHHTFLSSKSVAGTAEWMAPEVLRNEQSNEKSDVYSFGVILWELATLRVPWTELNSMQVVGAVGFQGRHLNIPPTVDPPVADIIRECWNSNAQARPSFGQIINRLKYLEHLTVDRSKSVTNR encoded by the exons ATGTCGAAGGTGAAACACTTTCTGCGCAAGCTTCACATAGGCGATCACCATCACCAGACTCCGCCGCAGCCCCCGACATCATCGTCACCATCGCCGCCCGATTTTCCCGCGGCGGCGTCGTCGTCCTTGGCCGACGAGGGTGAAAATAGTTTCAATTTCTTTGAGGAGGAATTTCAGGTCCAATTGGCGTTGGCAATCAGCGTATCGGATCCAGGGCAAAGTGAACATGACCCGGAAACCGCTCAGATCGACGCTGCTAAGCAGATTAGCCTCGGATTTTCTCCTTCTCAGAGCCTCTCAGACTTTTTATCTCTACGATATTGG AGCTCTAATGTTGTCAATTACGATGAACAAGTATTGGATGGATTCTACGATATTTGTGGAACCAGTTCGAATTTGGTGGTCCAGGCCAAAATGCCATCGCTGGTAGATCTTGAAGCAATTTCTGTTTTGGATGAAGTTAATCATGAGGTTGTTTTAGTCAATCGCGCAATTGATATGGAACTCCGGAAGCTTGAGGAAAGAGTGTATTTCATGTCCATGGAATACCGAGATCTTGATTGGGGTTTGAAAATAAGTTTGTTAATTCAGAAAATTGCTGAAATTATTGTAGACAAAATGGGAGGTCCAGTCAATGATGTAGAAGACATGTTCAGCAGGTGGAGAGCAAGGAATTATGAATTGCGTATCTGTTTGAATACAATTGTCATTCCCCTTGGCTGTCTTGATGTTGGACATTCACGCCACAGGGCCTTACTGTTTAAG GTACTCGCTGATAGGATCAAGCTTCCTTGTAAGCTAGTCAAGGGCAGTTACTATACTGGAACTGATGAAGGAGCTGTAAACTTGATAAGATTGGATAACGGAAG CGAGTACATTATTGATCTTATGGGTGCTCCTGGCACTCTCATCCCTGCTGAGATACCAAGTGGACATCATCAAACGTTTGGTTTAGATGCAAGACATATTCCCCCTGTTACAGGGATAAACAAAAGTTCAACTACTGCATTTGAACATGCAGCTagaataaaatcattttcttcatGTGTGGATGGAACTAATAAAACCAGAAGTTCAAATTCAGAAACACCCTCAACTCTTGTCAACACTAATAGGAAGGGCAATAGAATAACCGGGATGATCCAGACCGAGCCGTTGGAGCGTGTTATTGGAGATCTTAATTATTCATCAAGAGGAGAACATGAAGTTTCTTTACGTCCTGGCAAGAAAAAATCGGCTGTACTAGACTCTGAAAATGAAGATGTTTCCTCATATGTTGTCACTGCTGGCAAAATATCAGAATTTCCTAGTCATTATTCCACGGCTATTTCAGAGAATTATATATCCTCCCGTCAAGAATCGCTGTTAAAAAATAAACTGTCACCTGTTTATTTTTCTGGATTGCAGTTGGACAAACAAATTCCGTATTGTGGCAGAAGAAAGCGATCAGCTGAAGGCATGCCTGGACAAGAGATTGAATTGGAGTCTACAGGGTCGCGCCTATCTTCCGAAACTCAAGAAGGCGAACATGCGCTTGTCAAAGGCAGAATTGATGATGTGATTTCAAATGATGATACTGCTGCTGATAGTGAAGAACTTAATTTATCCGAAAACAGAGAAAAACTAGAAATAGGATGCACTGACCAGTCTGGAGCTGACATGATTCACAATATGCAAATCAATCCTGTGTTAAATGGAGTTACTGAAATTTTATGGGAGGATCTTCATATCGGTGAACGCATTGGTATTG GGTCATATGGGGAGGTCTATCGAGCAGAATGGAATGGAACA GAAGTTGCTGTGAAGAAGTTTATGAAGCAAGATATATCAGGCGATGCACTTGCACAATTTAAATGTGAA GTTGAAATCATGTTGAGTTTGAGACACCCTAATGTTGTTCTTCTTATGGGTGCTGTGACGCTGCCCCCAAATATGTCCATATTGACAGAGTTGCTTCCAAG GGGTAGTTTATATAAGCTACTTCACCGCCCACATATCCAAATTGATGAAAAAAGGCGAATTAAAATGGCTCTTGATGTG gCCAAGGGTATGAATTACTTGCATACTAGGCATCCCATCATTGTACATCGAGATCTCAAGACTCCAAATCTCCTAGTTGATAAAAACTGGGTTGTTAAG GTTAGTGATTTTGGGATGTCAAGGTTGCAGCATCACACTTTTCTATCTTCAAAATCGGTAGCTGGAACG GCAGAGTGGATGGCACCAGAAGTTCTAAGGAACGAACAGTCTAATGAAAA ATCTGACGTGTATAGTTTTGGAGTAATATTGTGGGAATTGGCTACGCTTCGAGTTCcatggacagaactgaactcAATGCAAGTTGTTGGAGCTGTTGGATTCCAGGGTAGACACCTGAATATCCCTCCTACGGTAGATCCACCAGTGGCAGATATAATCAGAGAGTGTTGGAACAG CAACGCTCAGGCGCGCCCTTCATTTGGACAAATAATCAACCGGCTCAAGTATCTGGAACATCTAACGGTGGACAGATCAAAGAGTGTAACCAATAGATGA